Proteins encoded within one genomic window of Deinococcus betulae:
- a CDS encoding thiolase family protein has protein sequence MRDAVIVSAVRTPVGRGVKGTLANTRPDDLAALVLNEAVKRAGVDAAVVEDVYLGCAIPEAEQGLNVARLAALRAGMPDSVGGVTVNRFCSSGLQTIAMAAAAIQAGQADVMLAGGVESMSFVPMSGHNPSPNPDLVDSRPGAYIGMGLTAENVATKYGISREDQDAFALRSHQRAAAAQDAGKFDAEIVSVPVRVDKAKGTKMKSDTMQFDKDELIRRDANLADMAKVRPAFKATGSVSAANSSPFSDGAAAVLLMSGEKAQELGVKPLAKFLGFAVAGVEPELMGIGPVKAVPKVLAQTGLTLADIDLIELNEAFAAQSLAVARELGLDEEKLNVNGGAIALGHPLGCSGAKLTTSAIYELGRRGGGKALITMCIGGGMGAAGIIEVYPAEERQAAD, from the coding sequence ATGCGTGACGCTGTTATTGTTTCGGCTGTTCGGACTCCTGTTGGACGCGGCGTGAAAGGCACGCTCGCCAATACTCGCCCTGATGACCTAGCCGCCCTGGTGCTGAACGAGGCCGTCAAGCGTGCGGGCGTAGACGCCGCCGTCGTGGAAGACGTGTACCTCGGCTGTGCCATCCCCGAAGCCGAGCAGGGCCTCAACGTGGCCCGTCTGGCCGCCCTGCGCGCGGGCATGCCCGACAGCGTAGGCGGCGTGACTGTCAACCGCTTCTGCTCCAGCGGCCTGCAAACCATTGCGATGGCGGCGGCGGCCATTCAGGCAGGCCAGGCTGACGTTATGCTGGCGGGTGGCGTGGAATCCATGAGCTTCGTGCCCATGAGCGGCCACAACCCCAGCCCCAACCCCGACCTGGTGGACAGCCGCCCCGGCGCGTATATCGGCATGGGGCTGACCGCCGAGAACGTGGCGACCAAGTACGGCATTTCCCGCGAAGATCAGGACGCCTTTGCCCTGCGCAGCCACCAGCGCGCCGCCGCCGCCCAGGACGCCGGCAAGTTCGACGCCGAAATCGTGTCGGTGCCGGTGCGCGTGGACAAGGCCAAGGGCACCAAGATGAAGTCTGACACCATGCAGTTTGACAAGGACGAGCTGATTCGCCGCGACGCCAACCTGGCCGATATGGCCAAAGTTCGCCCGGCGTTCAAGGCGACCGGCTCGGTCAGCGCGGCCAACTCCAGCCCCTTCAGCGACGGCGCCGCTGCCGTTCTGCTGATGAGCGGCGAGAAGGCGCAGGAACTGGGTGTCAAACCTCTAGCGAAGTTCCTGGGCTTTGCGGTGGCGGGCGTGGAACCCGAGCTGATGGGTATTGGCCCCGTTAAGGCCGTACCCAAGGTGCTGGCCCAGACGGGCCTGACTCTGGCGGACATTGATTTGATCGAGTTGAACGAAGCTTTCGCCGCGCAGTCGCTGGCGGTCGCCCGTGAACTGGGGCTGGACGAGGAGAAGCTGAACGTGAACGGCGGCGCCATCGCTCTGGGGCACCCCCTGGGCTGCTCGGGCGCCAAGCTGACCACCAGCGCCATCTACGAACTGGGGCGCCGGGGCGGCGGCAAGGCCCTGATTACCATGTGCATCGGCGGTGGCATGGGTGCGGCGGGGATTATCGAGGTTTACCCGGCTGAAGAACGGCAAGCAGCCGACTGA
- a CDS encoding Ig-like domain-containing protein, with the protein MKRSARLALPLLTCTALLTACPGGGDGGTTPPPPPADTTAPTVTLQGVQSGRTLTLTASAQDAVGVARVDFFAGTTLLGSDTTAPYEARRTVSNADNGIQNFTAKAYDAAGNMSAAGTQVTVNVAPTLYQGVWGWGLVNAAGTFVDQGAVIFDDEGRQNGQTAALGIYRNQAETRAGYSLLGEITARARLETAFSFDENLNDLRFYFIGIDDDQQMGTFQGKAAFEGSGAIFNAAGEPTQDVFVLLIQSSTSVPSGLGAQSAAKAQARALVTGALAQRQGHLTQLKTNPDAVRNAARTFLK; encoded by the coding sequence GTGAAGCGTTCCGCCCGACTGGCCCTGCCTCTGCTAACCTGCACCGCCCTGCTGACCGCCTGCCCCGGCGGCGGCGACGGTGGCACCACCCCGCCGCCCCCTCCGGCCGACACCACCGCGCCCACTGTGACGCTTCAGGGCGTTCAGAGCGGCCGAACCCTGACGCTGACGGCCAGCGCTCAGGACGCTGTTGGTGTGGCACGGGTGGACTTTTTTGCGGGTACGACCCTGCTGGGCAGTGACACCACCGCGCCCTACGAAGCCCGCCGCACCGTGAGCAATGCAGACAACGGCATTCAGAACTTCACGGCTAAAGCCTATGACGCTGCTGGCAACATGAGCGCGGCGGGTACACAGGTGACGGTGAATGTTGCCCCCACGCTGTACCAGGGCGTCTGGGGCTGGGGTCTGGTCAACGCGGCCGGCACCTTTGTTGACCAGGGCGCCGTCATTTTTGACGATGAAGGCCGTCAGAACGGACAGACGGCGGCGCTGGGCATCTACCGGAACCAGGCCGAGACCCGCGCCGGATACAGCCTGCTGGGGGAGATTACCGCCAGAGCAAGACTGGAAACAGCCTTCTCCTTTGACGAGAACCTCAATGACCTGCGCTTTTATTTCATTGGGATAGACGACGACCAGCAGATGGGCACCTTCCAGGGCAAAGCCGCCTTTGAAGGCAGCGGCGCCATCTTCAATGCGGCCGGTGAACCCACGCAAGACGTGTTTGTGTTGCTCATTCAGTCATCCACCTCTGTGCCCAGCGGGCTGGGCGCCCAGAGCGCCGCCAAAGCACAGGCCCGCGCACTGGTGACTGGAGCGCTGGCTCAGCGCCAGGGCCACCTGACCCAGCTGAAGACCAACCCTGACGCGGTACGCAACGCCGCACGCACTTTCCTGAAATAA
- a CDS encoding cation:proton antiporter, with the protein MFKFLFTFLPLLSGSALAASSGETAGLLLGLFWVVLAATLCGALASRLGMPAVVGQVLAGLLIGPGALGLVQADDFLLSLAELGAVFLLFMVGLETRFRDLLAVGKEAVLVALLGIILPLGLGLGFGLWQHLGTVSALFVGTALVATSVGITAKVLQELGVLDARFAQVILGAAVIDDILGLTLLAVVSGLGTGQSMGAAQVGLILGLSLGFVALVLTVGLPLIRRFESRLRSLSVSRMFNVAVVTGLGVAALSTVAGLAPIIGAFLAGMVLAEVKDELEFESKVHALEAFLAPIFFVVVGLQVDLSVLTSAAVVLAGGALTLLAVVGKVLGGLLGARSLGQEALLVGTGMVPRGEVGLIVASLGLAAGIIEGPVYAQVLLMVLLTTVLAPLALRVLVRRTAVGSVS; encoded by the coding sequence ATGTTCAAGTTCCTTTTTACCTTTCTGCCCCTGCTGTCTGGTTCGGCGCTGGCGGCCAGTTCGGGAGAGACGGCCGGGTTGCTGCTGGGTCTGTTCTGGGTGGTGCTCGCGGCCACTCTCTGCGGGGCGCTGGCCAGCCGCCTTGGGATGCCGGCCGTGGTGGGGCAGGTGCTGGCCGGGCTGCTGATTGGCCCCGGCGCCCTGGGACTGGTGCAGGCCGACGACTTTCTGCTGAGCCTGGCCGAACTGGGCGCCGTGTTCCTGCTGTTCATGGTGGGGCTGGAAACCCGCTTCCGCGACCTGCTGGCGGTGGGCAAGGAAGCCGTGCTGGTGGCCCTACTGGGCATCATCCTGCCCCTGGGGCTGGGCCTGGGGTTCGGGTTGTGGCAGCACCTGGGCACCGTCAGTGCCCTGTTCGTGGGCACGGCGCTGGTGGCGACGTCGGTGGGGATCACGGCCAAGGTGTTGCAGGAACTGGGCGTGCTGGACGCCCGCTTTGCCCAGGTCATCCTGGGTGCAGCGGTCATCGACGACATTCTGGGCCTGACCCTGCTGGCGGTGGTCAGCGGCCTGGGCACCGGGCAGAGCATGGGCGCGGCGCAGGTGGGGCTGATTCTGGGCCTCAGCCTGGGGTTCGTGGCGCTGGTGCTGACTGTGGGCCTGCCGCTCATTCGCCGTTTCGAGTCGCGCCTGCGTAGCCTCAGCGTGTCGCGCATGTTTAACGTGGCGGTGGTGACGGGCCTGGGGGTGGCGGCGCTCAGCACGGTGGCAGGCCTGGCGCCCATCATCGGGGCGTTTCTGGCTGGGATGGTGCTGGCAGAAGTTAAGGACGAGCTGGAATTCGAGTCGAAAGTGCATGCCCTGGAAGCCTTTCTGGCCCCCATCTTCTTCGTGGTAGTGGGCTTGCAGGTGGACCTGAGCGTGCTGACCAGCGCCGCAGTGGTGCTGGCCGGGGGCGCCCTGACGCTGCTGGCGGTGGTGGGCAAGGTGCTGGGCGGCCTGCTGGGGGCGCGCAGCCTGGGTCAAGAGGCCCTGCTTGTGGGCACCGGCATGGTGCCGCGCGGCGAGGTGGGCCTGATTGTTGCCAGTCTGGGCCTGGCCGCCGGGATCATTGAGGGACCGGTGTATGCCCAGGTGCTGCTGATGGTGCTGCTGACCACGGTGCTGGCGCCGCTGGCCCTGCGGGTGTTGGTCCGGCGAACAGCAGTCGGTTCGGTGTCCTGA
- a CDS encoding 23S rRNA (cytosine(2499)-C(5))-methyltransferase, giving the protein MPDAASAPRARLRLRVSPAAETHIRAGHPWVYESSLRDQNREGEAGELAVIYDRRDRFLAIGLYDPASPLRVRVLHQGTPATLDDAWWTARLDAALLRRAPLFGPDTDGYRVVNGESDGFPGLVVDRYAQTLVLKLYTAAWFPHLERVLGLLAARFPGFAAVLRLSRNIQTQAGALGLHDGQVVAGEVEDGTVVFHETGLAFEADVLRGQKTGFFLDQRDNRRRVEKHARGRRVLNAFSFSGGFSLYAARGGAAEVVSLDISAHALASAKRNFALNPELNAPHETVQADVFEWLAEPGRPFDLVILDPPSLARRETERAGAIRAYGKLAADGIRRLERGGILVSASCSAHVSAPEFWDAVRGAAGRSGRVWRELATSGHAPDHHATFPEAQYLKAIFLQLD; this is encoded by the coding sequence ATGCCGGACGCCGCCTCTGCCCCCCGTGCCCGCCTGCGCCTGCGGGTGTCGCCCGCTGCCGAGACCCATATCCGCGCCGGTCACCCCTGGGTGTACGAATCAAGCCTGCGTGACCAGAACCGCGAAGGAGAGGCTGGTGAACTGGCCGTCATCTACGACCGCCGCGACCGCTTTCTGGCCATCGGCCTGTACGACCCGGCCAGTCCGCTGCGGGTGCGGGTGCTGCATCAGGGAACGCCCGCCACCCTGGACGATGCGTGGTGGACCGCCCGCCTGGACGCTGCCTTGCTGCGCCGCGCGCCGCTGTTTGGTCCCGACACCGACGGCTACCGGGTGGTGAACGGCGAATCTGACGGCTTTCCAGGTCTGGTGGTGGACCGCTACGCGCAGACGCTGGTGCTCAAGCTCTACACGGCGGCGTGGTTCCCACACCTGGAACGGGTGCTGGGGCTGCTCGCCGCCCGCTTTCCTGGGTTCGCGGCAGTCCTGCGCCTCAGCCGCAATATTCAGACCCAGGCGGGGGCACTGGGGCTGCATGACGGTCAGGTGGTGGCGGGTGAGGTAGAGGACGGCACTGTCGTCTTTCACGAAACAGGCCTGGCCTTTGAAGCCGATGTCCTGCGCGGGCAGAAGACCGGCTTTTTTCTGGACCAGCGCGACAACCGCCGCCGCGTCGAAAAACACGCGCGGGGCCGGCGGGTCCTGAATGCCTTTTCCTTCAGCGGGGGCTTTTCGCTGTACGCGGCGCGGGGGGGCGCAGCCGAGGTGGTCAGTCTGGACATCAGCGCGCACGCCCTGGCGAGTGCCAAGCGCAATTTCGCCCTGAATCCGGAACTTAATGCGCCTCATGAGACGGTGCAGGCTGACGTTTTCGAGTGGCTGGCCGAACCGGGACGCCCCTTTGACCTGGTGATTCTCGACCCCCCTTCGCTGGCCCGGCGTGAGACGGAACGGGCCGGAGCCATTCGGGCATACGGCAAGCTGGCGGCCGACGGGATTCGGCGGCTGGAGCGCGGCGGCATTCTCGTCAGCGCGTCGTGCTCGGCGCATGTCAGCGCGCCTGAGTTCTGGGACGCGGTGCGCGGAGCGGCGGGGCGCAGTGGCCGTGTGTGGCGCGAACTGGCCACCAGTGGGCACGCTCCAGACCACCACGCGACTTTTCCAGAAGCGCAGTACCTCAAGGCGATTTTCCTGCAACTGGATTAG
- a CDS encoding HAD family hydrolase — protein MTPLRAVILDLDDTLFDDTACTHAGLRALATGHRLTLDPHDLFAQHAAHIRAIDPLLFRGELTAHGARVLRFTRLLTDLGVPAPDGEAATHTYRSAYRQAWTLLDGAGALLSTLRAAGLKLAVLTNYVREVQAEKLAHFGLEGQLDALLCIDDLGCAKPDPRAYHAACAALGVRPEAAVMVGDSWANDVEGARHAGLRAVWVNRAGHPAPDPQVPSVQRLVDLPAVLGLPRSGAEGVWREGKT, from the coding sequence ATGACGCCGCTGCGGGCTGTGATTCTGGACCTGGACGACACCCTGTTTGACGATACGGCCTGCACCCACGCGGGGCTGCGGGCGCTGGCGACGGGTCACCGCCTGACCCTGGACCCCCACGACCTGTTTGCCCAGCACGCGGCGCACATCCGCGCCATTGACCCGCTGCTGTTTCGGGGCGAGCTGACGGCCCACGGCGCGCGGGTGCTGCGTTTTACGCGACTGCTGACGGACCTGGGGGTGCCGGCGCCCGACGGTGAGGCCGCCACCCACACCTACCGCAGTGCCTACCGCCAGGCGTGGACGCTTCTGGACGGTGCCGGTGCCCTGCTGAGTACCCTGCGGGCGGCGGGCCTGAAGCTGGCGGTGCTGACCAACTACGTGCGCGAGGTGCAGGCTGAAAAACTGGCGCACTTCGGGCTGGAGGGCCAACTGGACGCGCTGCTGTGCATAGACGATCTGGGCTGCGCCAAACCTGACCCCCGCGCCTACCACGCCGCCTGCGCCGCGCTGGGTGTCCGGCCCGAAGCGGCCGTGATGGTGGGCGACTCCTGGGCCAACGATGTCGAGGGAGCGCGTCACGCGGGGCTGCGGGCGGTGTGGGTGAATCGGGCGGGCCACCCCGCCCCCGACCCCCAAGTGCCCTCTGTACAGCGGCTGGTGGATTTACCGGCGGTGCTGGGGCTCCCGCGTTCCGGGGCAGAGGGTGTCTGGCGAGAGGGGAAGACCTGA
- a CDS encoding glycine-rich domain-containing protein, producing MRSEETVRQPLVNTASLSTPLLWAALSAYEFPPALLRRAAQDARWTPAFTARAAQEYRRFLYLAAVCSHPVTPSKAVDELWHTHLLFTRDYWERLTPLLPRPLHHEPGDGQPSDAAHFRTQYEQTLDAYAQTFGELPPADLWPDARRAPKPAPQVQGSTRGAALWLASGAGLTLLLTLLGLPLWLTLPVFGLLTLLVLGRRGHPRTPRHAPRRYRDSDTGALAFIGLDTSSGQADNSCDTSSSGDSGGGCSDGGGSSCGGGGCGS from the coding sequence ATGCGTTCTGAAGAAACGGTTCGTCAGCCTCTGGTCAACACCGCTTCCCTGTCTACCCCGCTCCTGTGGGCTGCCCTGAGCGCCTACGAGTTTCCGCCGGCCCTGTTGCGCCGCGCGGCCCAGGACGCCCGCTGGACCCCGGCCTTTACGGCCCGCGCCGCCCAGGAATACCGCCGCTTTCTGTATCTGGCTGCGGTCTGCTCCCACCCCGTCACCCCGTCGAAAGCGGTGGACGAGCTGTGGCACACCCACCTGCTGTTCACCCGCGATTACTGGGAGCGCCTGACGCCGCTGCTGCCCCGGCCCCTGCACCATGAACCCGGCGACGGCCAGCCGAGCGACGCCGCCCACTTCCGCACGCAGTACGAGCAGACGCTGGACGCCTACGCCCAGACCTTTGGAGAGCTGCCCCCAGCAGACCTGTGGCCAGACGCGCGCCGCGCACCCAAGCCGGCCCCGCAAGTGCAGGGGAGCACGCGCGGCGCGGCCCTGTGGCTGGCCAGCGGCGCCGGGCTGACCTTGCTCCTCACCTTGCTAGGCCTGCCGCTCTGGTTGACCCTGCCCGTGTTCGGGCTGCTGACGCTCCTGGTGCTGGGCAGGCGCGGCCATCCCCGGACACCACGCCACGCACCGCGCCGATACCGCGACAGCGACACCGGGGCGCTGGCCTTCATCGGTCTGGACACCAGTTCAGGCCAAGCCGACAACAGCTGTGACACCAGTTCCAGTGGGGACAGCGGCGGCGGATGTAGCGATGGCGGCGGGAGCAGCTGCGGTGGCGGGGGCTGCGGCAGCTGA
- a CDS encoding GTP pyrophosphokinase: MSDPLLTAFDAQLPTYEALRDAAVAHTASLITEAGLNIHHVTGRVKKRASLGDKLRRKPGRYGALADVTDLVAARVITYFESDVGLVARLLEEHHTIDWDNSMDKSKMHDPDRFGYLGVHYVVEVTPQTPGLAAFAGLKFEVQIRSILQHAWAEIEHDLGYKNREAIPREVQRRFYRLAGLLEMADEEFMALHRLSRDYAATLPQRVAEAPDSVFIDAASMTHLLGLPPVRDLDEAVAQALQVPLLTGWPDPERPQRLAQLLHYVGVHSVGALHKELRRHHAEVVCFASTLLPTLRETWTPAGGARPGTSVVHYGLLRACVNPALNPHEIVNLLDLRGVLSSEHLVKAVQNAYECAVASRGPEAAPQPLQPAVSAGPEDETPTPPALERRLTSD, encoded by the coding sequence ATGAGCGACCCGCTGCTGACGGCTTTTGACGCCCAGTTGCCGACCTATGAAGCGCTGCGGGACGCGGCGGTCGCGCACACCGCCAGTTTGATTACCGAGGCGGGGCTGAACATTCACCACGTCACCGGGCGCGTGAAAAAGCGTGCCAGTCTGGGAGACAAACTGCGCCGCAAACCCGGCCGCTACGGCGCGCTGGCCGACGTGACCGACCTGGTGGCTGCGCGCGTGATCACCTATTTCGAGTCGGATGTGGGCCTGGTCGCGCGGCTGTTAGAGGAGCACCACACCATCGACTGGGACAACTCGATGGACAAGAGCAAGATGCACGACCCGGACCGTTTCGGGTATCTGGGCGTGCATTACGTCGTGGAGGTGACGCCGCAAACCCCCGGCCTGGCGGCCTTTGCCGGTCTGAAGTTTGAAGTGCAGATTCGCTCCATCCTCCAGCACGCCTGGGCCGAGATTGAGCATGACCTGGGCTACAAGAACCGCGAGGCCATTCCACGCGAGGTGCAGCGGCGCTTTTACCGCCTGGCGGGCCTGCTGGAGATGGCCGACGAGGAATTCATGGCCCTGCACCGCCTGTCGCGCGACTACGCCGCCACGCTGCCGCAGCGGGTGGCCGAGGCCCCGGACAGCGTGTTTATCGACGCCGCCAGCATGACGCACCTGCTGGGCTTGCCCCCGGTGCGCGATCTGGACGAAGCGGTGGCGCAGGCCCTGCAGGTGCCGCTGCTGACCGGCTGGCCGGACCCCGAGCGCCCGCAGCGCCTGGCCCAGCTGCTGCATTACGTGGGGGTGCATTCGGTGGGGGCGCTGCACAAGGAACTGCGCCGCCACCACGCCGAGGTGGTGTGTTTTGCCTCCACGCTGCTGCCGACCCTGCGCGAGACCTGGACGCCGGCCGGCGGCGCGCGGCCCGGCACCAGCGTGGTGCATTACGGCTTGCTGCGTGCCTGCGTCAATCCGGCCCTGAACCCTCACGAGATTGTCAACCTGCTGGACCTGCGCGGCGTCCTGAGCAGTGAGCACCTGGTGAAAGCCGTCCAGAACGCCTACGAATGTGCGGTGGCGAGCCGGGGGCCAGAGGCCGCGCCGCAACCTCTTCAGCCTGCCGTGTCAGCCGGGCCTGAAGATGAGACGCCCACCCCCCCAGCGCTTGAGCGTCGCCTGACGAGCGACTGA
- a CDS encoding N-acetylmuramoyl-L-alanine amidase, protein MRVCKPPLSLVLGLALLTGAAQAAPDVYVAYPPDGHRVAADHVILEGSVTPGATLTVSGTPVPTGPDGLFMTWWPLKAGGNVLRLVTRLGGQSAARVLTVTRTVARALPAVRTAIDRASVQPAQPLDFWDAANDSPAERRVPVRFLGSPGGRATFRVAGGPAQPLPEGPAGVYSGAYTLPTGLTLTGAALTVSLTGRDGRTVSAAAPGRLSSAPALARSVTQLPGSVPGLGINAAGTVLTTMNGEALLYPREGMTFRAVGRVGAHLRLRLAPGLGALVTAAQVSPLGFAPPPALSGGGVTAEGEGEGTVLSALPTATSGTPPKSVSTTVSTPALSVRVPLGSARPPFTLEQPDARTLALTLYGSLVAPLTVPAERPPAMAGAEVQAVAPGVTRLTLRLAQAAWGFTAAYDGPDLRLRVRLPPSLNPAQPLLGRVITLDPGHGGTQNGGAGSLRVPEKGLVLPIARRAAELLRAQGATVYLTRTADVTLGLTERGLVAEETASDLLISVHANALPDGRDPRGIRGPEVYFSHPQAQPVAAAILAALRARLPDLGPGAGLKPGADLALTRPTTQPSVLVELAYLTDAGNLRLLHSSAGQERLAQALAQGVADFYAGAAR, encoded by the coding sequence ATGCGCGTTTGCAAGCCCCCTCTTTCGCTGGTCTTGGGTCTCGCCCTGCTGACGGGCGCCGCGCAGGCCGCGCCGGACGTTTACGTGGCCTACCCGCCCGACGGACACCGCGTGGCCGCCGATCACGTCATTCTGGAAGGCAGCGTGACGCCGGGCGCCACATTGACGGTCAGCGGCACCCCAGTGCCCACCGGCCCCGATGGCCTGTTCATGACGTGGTGGCCGCTGAAAGCCGGCGGCAATGTCCTGCGGTTGGTGACGCGCCTGGGCGGCCAGAGTGCGGCGCGGGTGCTGACCGTCACGCGCACCGTGGCCCGCGCGCTGCCGGCGGTGCGCACCGCCATTGACCGCGCCAGCGTGCAGCCCGCGCAGCCGCTGGACTTCTGGGACGCGGCCAACGATAGCCCGGCCGAGCGGCGGGTGCCGGTGCGCTTTCTGGGGTCGCCGGGCGGCCGGGCCACCTTCCGGGTGGCGGGCGGCCCGGCGCAGCCGCTGCCCGAGGGGCCGGCTGGGGTTTACAGCGGGGCCTATACGCTGCCCACTGGGCTGACCCTGACCGGCGCGGCATTGACAGTCAGCCTGACGGGCCGCGATGGGCGCACCGTCAGCGCGGCGGCGCCGGGCCGCCTCAGCAGTGCGCCGGCCCTGGCCCGCAGCGTCACGCAGCTGCCGGGCAGCGTGCCGGGCCTGGGCATCAACGCCGCCGGCACGGTCCTGACCACCATGAACGGCGAGGCGCTGCTGTACCCACGCGAGGGCATGACCTTCCGGGCTGTGGGCCGGGTCGGGGCTCACCTGCGGCTGCGCCTGGCCCCTGGGCTGGGTGCCCTGGTGACGGCGGCGCAGGTCTCGCCGCTGGGCTTTGCCCCGCCTCCCGCCCTGAGCGGCGGCGGGGTGACAGCCGAAGGGGAAGGGGAGGGGACCGTTCTGTCCGCCCTCCCCACGGCCACCAGCGGCACGCCGCCCAAATCGGTGTCCACCACCGTCTCCACCCCGGCGCTCTCGGTGCGGGTGCCACTGGGCTCCGCGCGCCCACCGTTCACGCTGGAGCAGCCGGACGCCCGGACTCTGGCGTTGACGCTCTACGGCTCATTGGTTGCGCCGCTCACAGTCCCTGCAGAGCGGCCCCCAGCCATGGCCGGTGCCGAGGTGCAGGCGGTGGCCCCCGGTGTCACCCGGTTGACCCTGCGCCTGGCCCAGGCGGCCTGGGGCTTTACGGCTGCTTACGACGGCCCCGACCTGCGCCTGAGGGTGCGCCTGCCGCCCAGCCTCAACCCGGCGCAGCCGCTGCTGGGGCGCGTGATTACGCTAGACCCCGGCCACGGAGGCACTCAGAACGGAGGGGCTGGCAGCTTGCGGGTGCCGGAAAAGGGGCTGGTGCTGCCGATTGCCCGGCGGGCGGCCGAATTGCTGCGTGCCCAGGGCGCCACCGTTTACCTGACCCGCACCGCCGACGTCACCCTGGGCCTGACCGAGCGTGGGCTGGTGGCCGAGGAAACGGCCAGCGACCTGCTGATCTCGGTGCATGCCAACGCCCTGCCCGACGGCCGCGACCCACGCGGAATTCGGGGCCCCGAGGTGTATTTTTCCCATCCGCAGGCGCAGCCGGTGGCAGCGGCCATCCTGGCGGCGCTGCGGGCGCGTCTGCCTGACCTGGGGCCGGGCGCAGGCCTCAAACCGGGGGCCGACCTGGCCCTGACCCGCCCCACCACCCAGCCCAGCGTGCTCGTGGAACTGGCTTACCTGACCGATGCGGGCAACCTGCGCCTGTTACACAGCTCGGCCGGCCAGGAGCGGTTGGCGCAGGCGCTGGCCCAGGGCGTCGCTGACTTTTACGCTGGAGCGGCGCGGTGA
- the nfi gene encoding deoxyribonuclease V (cleaves DNA at apurinic or apyrimidinic sites) — translation MRPDLLAPPPSPQVAEEWQRAWAELVVAQDDLGPVATVAGVDVAYHDQSGELVAAAALLDAQTLTVLEEVTVRDQAQFPYIPGLFSFRECSPVARAVKALSRRPDLIVCDGHGRAHPRRFGLACHLGVALDLPTIGCGKTRLTGAETLPGPDRGAHTPLLDGAEVLGATLRTQSGVRPVYVSVGHRVSLPTALTWVLHLAPRYRLPETTRAADGLVRRTLASTETQPEVQP, via the coding sequence GTGAGGCCCGACCTGCTGGCGCCGCCGCCCAGCCCCCAGGTGGCCGAGGAGTGGCAGCGCGCCTGGGCCGAGCTGGTGGTCGCCCAGGACGACCTGGGTCCCGTGGCCACAGTGGCGGGCGTGGACGTGGCCTACCACGACCAGAGCGGCGAACTGGTGGCCGCTGCGGCCCTCTTGGATGCCCAGACCCTGACCGTACTGGAGGAGGTGACGGTGCGTGACCAGGCGCAGTTTCCCTATATTCCAGGTCTGTTTTCCTTCCGCGAATGCTCGCCTGTGGCGCGGGCGGTGAAGGCCCTGAGCCGACGCCCCGACCTGATCGTCTGCGACGGGCATGGGCGGGCCCATCCGCGCCGCTTTGGCCTGGCCTGCCATCTGGGCGTGGCGCTGGACCTGCCCACCATCGGCTGCGGCAAGACGCGCCTGACGGGTGCAGAGACGCTGCCGGGACCGGACCGAGGCGCGCATACGCCGCTGCTGGACGGCGCCGAAGTCCTGGGGGCCACCCTGCGGACCCAGAGTGGCGTGCGGCCGGTGTACGTCTCGGTGGGCCACCGGGTCTCGCTGCCCACGGCCCTCACCTGGGTGCTGCACTTAGCCCCGCGCTACCGCCTGCCCGAAACCACGCGCGCCGCCGATGGGTTGGTGCGCCGCACGCTGGCCAGTACAGAGACTCAGCCAGAGGTGCAGCCATGA
- a CDS encoding inorganic diphosphatase: protein MSALRPYLGQQVQVVVDRPLGSVHPRHPDLVYPVNYGEVPGTLAGDGHPIDAYLLGWDEPVQAAQGEVIAIIERLDDAEDKLVVARGGTAWTPESVGTIIRFQEQYFRTRLLWAEGR, encoded by the coding sequence ATGAGTGCCCTACGCCCCTATCTGGGTCAGCAGGTGCAGGTGGTCGTGGACCGGCCCCTGGGGTCAGTGCATCCCCGGCATCCGGACCTGGTGTATCCCGTCAACTACGGCGAGGTGCCGGGGACCCTGGCGGGTGACGGTCACCCCATTGACGCCTACCTGCTGGGCTGGGACGAACCCGTGCAGGCGGCCCAGGGCGAGGTGATTGCCATTATCGAGCGCCTGGACGACGCCGAAGACAAGCTGGTGGTGGCCAGGGGCGGCACCGCCTGGACGCCCGAATCGGTGGGCACCATCATCCGGTTTCAGGAACAGTATTTTCGCACGCGCCTGCTGTGGGCCGAAGGGCGTTAA